The genomic interval CCCGCACCTTGGCCTTGTGCCAGGCCTTGAGTTGGCGGCTAGCCTCGCGCAGGACCCAGTCGCCCACGTCCACGACCAGGCCCAGTTCCTCGATCACCGGGATAAAGTCGCCTGGCGGTACCAGGCCACGGGTTGGGTGGCGCCAGCGCAGCAGTGCTTCAGCACCGGTCAGGCGTTTGCCGTCGCCACTGAACTGCGGCTGGTAGTAGAGGATGAATTCGTTCTGCTCCATAGCGTGGCGCAGGTCGCTTTCCAGCTCCAGCCGCTCCAGGGCGCTGGCGTTCATCTCGGCCTGGTAGAACTGGAAGTTGTTCTTGCCGCGTTCCTTGGCGTGGTACATGGCGGTGTCGGCGTTTTTCATCAGCTGGCTCAGCTCGCTGCCATCCTGCGGGCTGAGGGCGATGCCGATACTGGCAGTGACGAAGAACTCGCGGTTTTCCAGCACGAATGGCCGCACCAGGCTGCCGAGGATGTTCTCGGCCACGTGGATGGCGCGGTTCAGTGCCAGCTCGCGGCTGGGGCGCGGTTGCAGCAACAGGGTAAATTCGTCGCCGCCCATGCGCGCCACAGTGTCGTCGTCATCCACGCAGGCCAGCAGGCGCAGGGCCATGTCCTTGAGCATGCGATCGCCCGCGGCATGGCCGAGGGAGTCGTTGATCGGCTTGAAACGGTCCAGGTCGAGGAACATCAGTACCACCCAGGCCTTCTGCCGCTCCGCCTGCTGCAGGGCGTTGTACAGGCGGTCCTGGAACAGGGTGCGGTTGGGCAGGTGGGTGAGGGCGTCGTAGTAGGCCAGGCGGTGAATGCGCTGTTCGCTGGCCTTGCGCTCGCTGATGTCGGTGAAGAAGCACACGTAGCTGGCCAGGTCGCCCTCGTCGTCCAGTACCGCAGTAATGCCGACCCATGCCGGGTAGTGGTCGCCGTCACGGCGCTTGAGCCACACCTCGCCCTCCCAGCTGCCGCGCTGGTGCAGTTGCTTGACCACATAGCGCAGGTGCCCTTCCTGCTGTTCGTCGACGGTGAGCATGCCCGGTAACTGGTCGAGCACTTCACTGACGGCATAACCACTGACGCGGCTGAACGCCTCGTTGGCCTGCACGATATAGCCGGCCGGGTCGGTGATGAGGATGGCCGAAGTGGAATGCTCGAATACCGTTGCGGCCATGCGCAGGTCTTTTTCGGCACGCCGTTGCTGGCTGATGTCACGGCCCACCCCAAGCACGCCTTCGAAGCGCTGGTCATCGTCCCACACCAGCACCAGGCGCAGTTCGATGGGGATCTTGCGACCATCGCCGCGCAGGCAGTCGAACACGAACAGCTGGGTCGGCAGCTGGCTGCGCAGCTGGGCCAGTTGAACCGGGTCGCCCATGGCCTTGCTCACGCGTTCCATCAGGCTGTAGATGCCGGTGAGCTGGGCCGGGTTGGCGACGATCGACTGCCAGCCGTTGGCGAAAATCCAGTCAGCCCGGTAGCCCAGCACGCTCTGCACCGAAGGGCTGACATAGTTGAGCCTGAGCAGGCTGTCGGTGGAGAAGATCACGTCGCTGATGCTTTCGGCGAGCATCCGGTAGCGCTGTTCGCTGTCGCGCAGCGACTGGCTGGCCTCGATCTGCACGGTCACGTCCTTGCCCACGCCGATGATGCGCGTTACCAGGCCTTCGGCATCACGGGTCAGCACCTGCTCGCGGATGTCATAGCAGCGCCAGCCGCCATCATGGTGGCGGAAGCGCAACTGGCAGTGCAGCGGTTGGTCATGGCCGCTGTCACGCTGTTGCTGGCGCAAGGCCTGATAGTGCGCGGCGTCTTCGGGGTGCAGCAGCAACTCCCAGAAGCGGTCGCCCATTTGCGCAAGCTCGGTACGGTCGTAACCCAGGGTCTGGCCAAGGTGGCGATTGCTGAAGATCATCCGCTGGCTGTGCACGTCCTGCACGTACAACTGGTCGGGGACGGTGCGCACCACATCCGACCAGAAGCTTTCACGCTCCAGCAGCGACAGTTCCACCTGCTTGCGGCTGGTGATGTCGCTGATGCTGAGAATGACCGCCTGGTAGTCGCGGCGCTGCTGCGGCAGGCGTGCCATCAGCCACAGATGCAACTCGCCGCCCAGCGGCGCCGGCAGGCGTACTTCCAGCTCCAGCAGCGGGCGTTGTTCGATCAGCGCGTCGATCAGTTGCATGCCGATGCTGTCGCGGCCATCGCCAGTGCCGTCGATCAGCCGCTGCCAGGCTCCTGCGTGGCAGTCGATGTTCAGCAGCTGGCGCGCGACCTGGTTGACCTCGGTGATTTTCAGTTCCAGCAGCAGCGAGCGACGCAGGTTTGGGTCCAGCGCCAGGCTGTGCTTGAGCGCGGCGCGGTTGCGCAGATGGTAGCGGTCGAGCTGGCCAGGCAGGCTGGACAGATCGAGCACACACAAGGCCACGCCGGTGCCTTCGAAAATTTCCTGGTAACGCCGGCGGTCCTCCTGCAGCGCGCGCTGGCGGCGGCGCATGTTGATCAGGGCCAGCACCGGCAGCAGGGCGCAGAACAGCACCAGCAGGCACTTGCCGATCAGTGCAGGCAGCAGTTTCTGCTGGGTCAGTTGCGCGTCGAACAGGCCGCGCAGTTGCCAGGTGCTGTTGTCTATAAAGGCCAGCATCACGCTCTGCAGCGGCTCGCTGCCGGTGTCGGTTGGCGCGTGGCGCTGCAGTACCTCGCCGCTGCGGCTGTTTTCCAGCAGCCACAGGGGGTGGCCGGCGCCATCAAGGTGGGTGGTGAGGGTGCTGTAATAGTCTGGCGACAGGCGCAGCAGCCAGTAGCCACGGTCCTGCTCGGGGGACTGGCGCAGCAGCAGATAGAGGGTACGGTTGTCGGCTGAATTGGTGAAGAAGTACGGGCGGCCCAGGTTCAGCGTGAGCAACTCGCCGAGCAACTGGCGGTCGGGGCTGCCGGGCAGGCTGTCGGCGCGCAGTTGCCCTGCGTTGTCCAGCCAGGCCACGCTCTGCAGCGCAGGCAGGCGCTCGCGCAGGGTATGCAGAAGGCTCGGCAGGGCGGCAGGCTGCGGCGCATTTACGTAAGGCTGCAGCACATTCACCGCCTGCTGCGCCTTGAACGCCATGTTCAGGCTCAGGTGGTCGGCCAGTTCTGCAGTGGCATCCAGGCTTTGTTTGCGCAGGTCGGCCTGGGTGTGGTTGAACTGGGCGAAAAGCTGCCACAGCAGCAGGCCCAGCAGGATCAGGGCAAGCATCGCCAGCGCACCCTTGACCGACCCGCGCAGGGTAGCGGCGGGCGCCTGTGGCGCGGTACGCAATGTCGACGGATGAGTAAGGTTGGTCAAGCGTTGATCCTGCGATTGGGCTGGCGATGGCAGGGAAGGATCATGCACGGTGGCGCACTATAAGCCGGACACCCGAAACCGGCTAGCATGCCTAGGATTATGGCAAAGTGCCAGCCATGTTGACCGATGGTGCCTGCCCGGTGGTTCGGCAAGCCCCTGCAACCTGTGCGAGAATAGCCGCCGCTTCACATGACAACGCATCGGAGATGTTCGGTTTTGGTTACTCACTTTTCCTCCAATGGCCTCGATTCCGCCTGCGGGCGCAGCAGTCAGACCCTTGTCAGCACTGCCGTGACCGAGGACGTATCCTGCAAGTCTTGCCAGCGCTCGCTGGTCAAACCTGACGCTGGCGCCAGCGCCAAGAGCAAAGCGCCATCGCTGGCTGAACTGCGCAAGACCGCCAAAGCGGCAGCAGCGCCAGCGCCGGCAGTGGCTACGGCCAAGGCTGCTGCCAAGGTGGTCGGCACTGCGCCTGCGGCTGCCAGGCCGGCTCATGTGGCCGAGCAGCAACCTGCCCGCAGCGGCGGCTTCAGCGTGAAGTCCGCCTGGGCCGCGCGCCTGGCCGAGCAGGGCGACCGTTGCCGGTTGCCGCGGGGCAAGGCCAAACAGCGCCACGTCTGAGCCATCTCGGCTGCTGTGCCGGCCTCTTCGCGGCTAAAGCCGCTCCCACAGGGGTATCACTGCCTTCAAGGGCAATGCAGTACCTGTGGGAGCGTCTTTAGCCGCGAAGAGGCCGGCAAAGCCAACAAATGCCCCCCAGGGACAACACCGATCCCACCCCACCCACGGCCCCTCCTATGCAACGCCGCGCGTTGGCGTAGAATGGTCGTCTTTGTCCAATGACACCCGAACACGCATCCCCCTGGCCATGCTGCCTGGGCGATCGTCGATGTCTTTACCTATCTGAATTAGAGGGCTTGGTTTTGGCTCAATACGTCTACACCATGCATCGGCTGAGCAAGGTCGTGCCGCCGAAGCGGGAAATTCTCAAGAACATTTCCCTGTCGTTCTTCCCAGGCGCCAAGATTGGCGTGCTCGGCTTGAACGGCGCCGGTAAATCGACCCTGCTGCGGATCATGGCGGGCGTCGACAAGGAATTCGACGGCGAAGCCCGTCCGATGCCCGACATCAACGTTGGCTACCTGCCGCAGGAGCCACAACTGGACCCGACCAAGACCGTGCGCGAAGTGGTCGAGGAAGCGGTCAGCGTGATCAAGGACGCCCAGGCCCGTCTGGACGAGGTCTACGCCGCTTACGCCGACCCGGATGCCGACTTCGACAAGCTGGCCGCCGAGCAGGCCAAGCTGGAAGCCATCCTGCAGGCCGCTGACGGCCACAACCTGGAGCGCCAGCTGGACGTGGCCGCCGACGCCCTGCGCCTGCCGGCCTGGGACGCAAAAATCGAACACCTGTCCGGTGGTGAAAAGCGCCGTGTGGCCCTGTGCCGCCTGCTGCTGTCGGCCCCCGACATGCTGCTGCTCGACGAACCGACCAACCACCTGGATGCCGATTCGGTGGCGTGGCTTGAGCGCTTCCTGCACGACTTCCCGGGCACCGTGGTAGCCATTACCCACGACCGTTACTTCCTCGACAACGTTGCTGGCTGGATCCTGGAACTGGACCGC from Pseudomonas fortuita carries:
- a CDS encoding sensor domain-containing protein, yielding MTNLTHPSTLRTAPQAPAATLRGSVKGALAMLALILLGLLLWQLFAQFNHTQADLRKQSLDATAELADHLSLNMAFKAQQAVNVLQPYVNAPQPAALPSLLHTLRERLPALQSVAWLDNAGQLRADSLPGSPDRQLLGELLTLNLGRPYFFTNSADNRTLYLLLRQSPEQDRGYWLLRLSPDYYSTLTTHLDGAGHPLWLLENSRSGEVLQRHAPTDTGSEPLQSVMLAFIDNSTWQLRGLFDAQLTQQKLLPALIGKCLLVLFCALLPVLALINMRRRQRALQEDRRRYQEIFEGTGVALCVLDLSSLPGQLDRYHLRNRAALKHSLALDPNLRRSLLLELKITEVNQVARQLLNIDCHAGAWQRLIDGTGDGRDSIGMQLIDALIEQRPLLELEVRLPAPLGGELHLWLMARLPQQRRDYQAVILSISDITSRKQVELSLLERESFWSDVVRTVPDQLYVQDVHSQRMIFSNRHLGQTLGYDRTELAQMGDRFWELLLHPEDAAHYQALRQQQRDSGHDQPLHCQLRFRHHDGGWRCYDIREQVLTRDAEGLVTRIIGVGKDVTVQIEASQSLRDSEQRYRMLAESISDVIFSTDSLLRLNYVSPSVQSVLGYRADWIFANGWQSIVANPAQLTGIYSLMERVSKAMGDPVQLAQLRSQLPTQLFVFDCLRGDGRKIPIELRLVLVWDDDQRFEGVLGVGRDISQQRRAEKDLRMAATVFEHSTSAILITDPAGYIVQANEAFSRVSGYAVSEVLDQLPGMLTVDEQQEGHLRYVVKQLHQRGSWEGEVWLKRRDGDHYPAWVGITAVLDDEGDLASYVCFFTDISERKASEQRIHRLAYYDALTHLPNRTLFQDRLYNALQQAERQKAWVVLMFLDLDRFKPINDSLGHAAGDRMLKDMALRLLACVDDDDTVARMGGDEFTLLLQPRPSRELALNRAIHVAENILGSLVRPFVLENREFFVTASIGIALSPQDGSELSQLMKNADTAMYHAKERGKNNFQFYQAEMNASALERLELESDLRHAMEQNEFILYYQPQFSGDGKRLTGAEALLRWRHPTRGLVPPGDFIPVIEELGLVVDVGDWVLREASRQLKAWHKAKVRVPKVSVNISARQFSDGQLGTRIANILEESGLPPACLELELTESILMREVSEALQILASLKNLGLSIAVDDFGTGYSSLNYLKQFPIDVLKIDRTFVDGLPEGEQDAQIARAIIAMAHSLNLAVIAEGVETHEQLEFLREHGCDEVQGYLFGRPMPAHQFEAQFSNETLFMFH